DNA sequence from the Antedon mediterranea chromosome 7, ecAntMedi1.1, whole genome shotgun sequence genome:
agaataggaaacatttaataatatgatatatgacattcacatagcaatttagcactgtgttttactataaccaatttggttagagtaaaacacaatgatatagaataggaaacatttaataatttgataaatgacatttacatagcaatttagcactgtgttttactataaccaatttggttaaagtaaaacacaatgataaagaataggaaacacttaataatatgataaatgacatttacatagcaatttagcactgtgttttactataaccaatttggttagagtaaaacacaatgataaagaataggaaatatttaataataatgattatttacatagcaatttagcactgtgttttactataaccaatttggttatagtaaaacacaatgatatagaataggaaacatttaataatatgataaatgacatttacatagaaatttatcactgtgttttactataaccaatttggttatggtaaagcacaatgatatagaataggaaacatttaataatatgataaatgacatttacatagcaatttagcactgtgttttactataaccaatttggttaaagtaaaacataatgataaagaataggaaacatttaataatatgataaatgacatttacatagcaatttatcactgtgttttactataaccaatttggttatggtaaagcacaatgatatagaataggaaacatttaataataatgattatttacatagcaatttagcaccatgttttactataaccaatttggttatggtaaagcacaatgatatagaataggaaacatttaataatatgataaatgtcattacatagcaatttagcactgtgttttactataaccaatttggttagagtaaaacacaatgacaaagaataggaaacatttaataataatgattatttacatagctagcaatttagcacaatgttttactataaccaatttggttatggtaaagcacaatgatatagaataggaaacatttaataatatgataaatgtcattacatagcaatttagcactgtgttttactataaccaatttggttagagtaaaacacaatgataaagaataggaaacatttaataacatgataaatgacattcacatagaaatttagcactgtgttttactataaccaatttgattagagtaaagcacaatgataaagaatatgaaacatttaataatatgataaatgacatttacatagtaatttatcactgtgttttactataaccaatttggttagagtaaaacattttaactatgataaatgatatttagcactgtgctggatacagtaaaacacaaattaagaataggaaacatataataatatgatacatttacatacaaatttagtattgtgttttactatagccaatttggttacagtaaaacacaatgataatgaaacatttattatatgatattatttacatagcaaaatattatattaaacatatcttattatctaaacgttatgaaaagaataggatacatataatgtaataatataataaatacaagttacatagtttatcatcttgttttacagaaccaatttggtgacacagttaaacacagtgataaagaatagatactgttttaggttatataaccctaaccctagtttgaagcgacataataaattcatcgcgaaaaagtacgtatcgtatttagaaacttttgaaatttgttagatatgtttaataggttcttacgtctataaaacaaacaaaaaatataaatttcacaaaaaattcgtgattttaataatttgcatttctaaaaatgtacacttatgaaataccatacattttccaacacatttttacttcattgatgattcccagaaatcaaaataaaacaaattatgatatttcttttacattatagatgtaagaacctatattgaacatgtaccaaatttcaaacgttttttaagacgatacgtatttttatcgatgaattaagtatgtgatcgcttcaaactagggttagggttaaataaccTAACAGTTCATTCTTTAACACTGcgtttaacttttaaccaaattggttttagtacagcacaatgataaactatgtacattttatttttcatatgacattataggatacatataatgtaataataataaatacaagttacatagtttatcatcttgttttacagaaccaatttggttacacagttaaacacaatgataaagaatagacactgttttaggttatataactctaaccctagtttgaagcgatcacatacttaattcatcgcgaaaaaatacgtatcgtattcagaaacatttgaaatttggtaaatatgttcaataggttcttacgtctataaaacaaacaaaaaataaaagtttcaagacaaattcgtgattttaataatttgcatttctaaacatttacacttatgaaagacaatacatttccaacacatttttacttcattgatgattctcagaaatcaaaataaaactattaggatatttcttttgcattatagatgtaagaacctatattgaacatatctaccaaatatcaaacgtttttcaagacgatacgtatttttagcgatgaatattaaatatgtgatcgcttcaaactagggttagggttaaataaactaaaacagttctattctttatcactcactgtgtttaacttttaacaaaaatggttatagtaaaacacaatgataaacttatatgtcaattttatttttcataacataaaatgtttgatattctttataatatttaatattatattttaggcctactattaatgacgtataaatgcacactacatctgaaataactttctacttcattggcgattcttaccaaaaaaaagaactaattttgttatgtatatagagcaacctattataacatgtcttgtatgatttttatctcgtttcaatgacattttatactacaattcaaatgaaaaagcatcacaaaaaaatacgtctggtattcaaaaagtttctaaactcggtacacagaaaaaaggaaatgttgaaaatgtatggtctttcataagtgtgaattttttgaaatgcaaataatggaaatcatcgatttgtcttgaaatttataatttgttttgtcttattgaacatatctatacaaaatatcaaacgtttctgaatacgatacgttttttttctcgatgaatttataatgttgcttcaaactagagggtagggtagtaacctaacaagtatctattctttatcactatgtttaactgtgtaaccatattggttctaataaaaaacaatgataaactatgtaaattgtatgtttcatatattacatttttgccaaaaaaaattattgggaatgtcaaatttctttttcatgacATAGATCTACAAATTTCAGAAGCTTTTGAGTACGAGTATTTTACGCGATGtttttttatcctcattttaatattttggtaatgtaattcacataaagttttgtatccaaaaattgtttattcttgggtagaaatgaggaaataaatagtattcctgtataatataataatcaataataaagtataaaaaaaagtgttgtgtaaacgaatgttttttacgcttcgaattttctgttacattatgtttgaattgaagctacggatattgaatcatggacctataaattagtaatttataggtccatgattgaacatatcgtcactcaccacacattttttgttttgtatttcgaaagtatttattctaaagaacaattgatgcaaacatcaactgcgtatcttatttcattaattaattatattaattataatttggcgATTATTCGTCACACGAAGAGTCGAATATCGATTCGTCTCGTCATGGGAAGAAAACGTGCATTGCGCACACTGTTTACGCGCCTCAACAATAAACGGCGAATATGCGATTCGTCacttatggaacgccgttttacacaagtttttggcgatgataaaaattgcgtcgatgatgaaattgcgtcgatgaaaattgcatcgacgcaatgtagattgcgtcgatgcaatgtagattgcgtcgacgcaatttacattgcgtcgatgaaaattgcatcgatgaaaattgcgtcgatgaaaattgcgtcgatgaaaactgcatcgatgaaaattgcgtcgatgaaaactgcatcgatgaaaattgatgtgatgaatttaattgattatgaaaattccaaatggttttaattcaatcaatgatgaaaatgactactagtaaagtaaatgatgatgttaataatgatgttaataatgttattatgttgctaaaaattgacggtttctgaatattttgatatgataaacatgtttacCGCTTGCGCTAGCGCGCGTTATAGACAAGCGCACAGTGATCGCGCactaaaacaatgttgaaatatatgcactgattaacattttagtgatttattgtcaacacattttagcaatggatccattattgtcctttcggacacattatatcttctagctaattgcttccgttaatccaccagttcagtacataaaatccagatgtccagcatccatgacatcatattcaaatcataccggcagggagatcgcaattttcatcgatgaaaactgcatcgatgaaaattattttttttttcatcgatgcagttttcatcgatgcagttttcatcgacgcaattttcatcgacacaattttcatcacattaacgcaattttcattacatcgacgcaattttcatcgacgcaatgttcatcacatcattacatcaatactatattcatcgacgcaattttcatcacatcgacgcaattttcattgcatcaTCGACGCGATTTTATCATCGCCTAAACTGGCATTCCATACTAATTGCGTGTGATCTGAttggtgtattataaataaattcatcgcgatgaatttttcagtagatgtaatgagacagttcagtagatgtaatgacagttaatttaattgttctgctctttttgtacaaatctatactactttatattatggattttgtagtactgttaaaattattaaatctctggaagtgtgttttacgagtatgtccgcaaatttatgcgtttacggttttaaaatgtgagttttaAATAGCGAACATGATCTTGTTAGGTGCACTACGCACGCAGTATTCCAAAATGTCTTACTAATTGGGAGAAAATCATattgtatcatatcatattatatccattctttaaattcatattctttatccaaaactaaattggtatagtaaaacacagtgctagcaatttatcatattattaaatgtttcatattctttatcattgtgttttactctaatcaaattggtatagtaaaacacagtgctaaattgctatgtgaatgtcatttatcatatttttaaatgtttcctattctttatcattgtgctttaccataaccaaattggttatagtaaaacacagtgctaaattgctatgtaaatgttatatatcatattattaaattcctattctttatcattgtgttttactctaaccaaattggttatagtaaaacacagtgataaattgctatgtaaatgtaatttatcatattattaaatgtttcctattctttatcattgtgttttactctaaccaaattggttatagtaaaacacagtgataaattgctatgtaaatgtaatttatcatgttagtaaatgtttcttattctttatcgttgagttttactctaatcaaattggttatagtaaaacacagtgctaaattgctatgtaaatgttatatatcatattattaaatgtttcctattctttatcattgtgttttactctaatctgattggttatagtaaaacacagtgctaaattgctatgtgaatgtcatttatcatgttattaaatgtttcctattctttatcattgtgctttactctaaccaaattggttatagtaaaacacagtgctaaattgctatgtaaatgtcatttatcatgttattaaatgtttcttattctttatcattgtgttttactctaaccaaattggttatagtaaaacacagtgataaattgctatgtaaatgtaatttatcatattattaaatgtttcctattctttatcattgtgttttactctaaccaaattggttatagtaaaacacagtgataaattgctatgtaaatgtaatttatcatgttattaaatgtttcctattctttatcgttgtgttttactctaatcaaattggttatagtaaaacacagtgctaaattgctatgtaaatgttatatatcatattattaaatgtttcctattctttatcattgtgttttactctaatctgattggttatagtaaaacacagtgctaaattgctatgtgaatgtcatttatcatgttattaaatgtttcctattctttatcattgtgctttactctaaccaaattggttatagtaaaacacagtgctaaattgctaaatgtcatttatcatgttattaaatgtttcttattccatatcattgtgttttactctaaccaaattggttatagtaaaacacagtgctaaattgctatgtaaatgtaatttatcatattattaaatgtttcctattctttatcattgtgttttactctaaccaaattggttataatttatttaatttcatttcaaaagacatttacctaaattgctatttaattatagtaaaacactgtgctaaattgctattgtattaaggacgagttccgagaagatgtattcaaagctacaaccaatcagaacagtgttaatcaatatagtccatggctacagccaatcagaaacgtccaaatcgcaataacccctaggctaatagaaattattggtccgagtagccttttcaaccagacgttgcgaggtttaaaaagtaaaacatgatttactcgccagtTTGGTATAGTTTATATACCTGAACACGACGATTGTTTATGACTAGTCACTAGACGTTTCGGAAGTCCGTCCTGAAGAAATAATTttcaggcctaggcctaatccCAATCTCCTATTTTCGACATGAAGGGTTGGAAGAACatagtatatacatttttaactcTACTGATAGCAGTTTTAGCATCATGTACGCACAGTTTCAGTGTCGCAGGAGGAGGgtcagcagcagcagcagagtcaattcaacaacaacaagCTAGCTGGACGAGGGCTCACACTCTCAGAAAAGAGGACGTTCCCCCGCGATACGACGTAAATTTAGATCTCCCAGAAGAAGATCGATGGGCACCTGTTTTAGTGCATTACAACAAAACTATGTTGGCACAAATGGTCAAAAATGCTTTGGCGTAAGttaagttttacatttttatttatatattattaattactaaaaataaacttaaataaatTAGTGATTTcctatttaatatatttactacTAATAAAAAGCTATTTATTGAGCTTCtgatcatggagtaaagaatttaCTCTATGATGTTctgatatattttaatatttaaaatgaatgcaATTTACAgtgggcctagctaggcatacTGACAAATGAGAAAATGTTCCCTTTATTAAATGTCATtctttatataaatttgtacatttttagacaaACTTATGGTCGGgtacaacaacaaaatacagtatttgatgtatttatttgtaattttcttCATCGTATATTTTCACTAACATAATATAAGATTTATTAatgcatttaaattaaaattcatcAAATAATTGAATATTTCCATATTGTATTCACCTTTTGAAGTACTGAGTTACCTAAAGAAGCTATTCCACTGGTTGAATTGATTGGATCTGAGCTTAACAAGTATATGCCTACTCCATATTCTGGTGAAATAAAAGGCATTGCTAAGTTTCTTAATGTCAGTATTGGAGAAGTGTTTGCACTCAATATTTTATATGAAGCAACAGCGTAAGTTCTATTTTTTGTGTTGAAATATTTACTTTGATAGcaatgaatgaaaaatatgtACCATTGTGCCTTTACATGTTTCTAGCTTGCAACATATCTAATCATTGCTTATTAACACAACTATTTCAGGTTCTGCACAAGTATAGTAGCAGTTGATAGCGATAACATGATATGGCATGGCCGTAATTTAGACTACCATTTGGCAGATATCCTACGCAATTTAACCGTTGTATTGGATTGGAAAAGAAACAATCGTGTAAGAAAACTTTGCTGCCAGCTTTGCTATAGTAATTTGATGAAATCTAGGACTAATTCAGCAACAGTTCacttattaataaaatattctttttttcagaCTGTATTTACAAGTACATCATATATTGGAAATATTGGTGTATTTACCGGTATGAAACCAAACGTGTTTACAGTATCCATTGATGAAAGAGGTGAATGCGATATTCGTTTAATGGAACAAGTTCTTCTCTAAGACTGTTATGTAATCTGTACTAAAATTCTTGTATTGTTTTGCTAACAAACAAAAGAATAATGTGATATGTAATTTACTTCAATTCTCTAATATTATGACTAAATGGCTTAATGTATccataatttcataaatatgtcaacaatgttttttttttcagacaaaGGAAATATTTATGAGAATATTATGGGATTGTTAAGTGCATTAATGAATGGTACCTCCACATCATTTACAAGCTTTTTAACTCGTGAGGTAACcccatttatttgtttattcctGTACTTTCTCCCACCATAGTTAAGAGAGTTTACCATTTCTTGGTTCCAACTACCATATTTCTCCATCTAGAATTGAACTTCattcaattatatttatttatatcttgCAGGCTTTAGAGTATGATGATACATTTAAGAAAGTGTACACTAGACTTGTAGACAGTCATATAATTGCACCTGTCTATTACATCCTTGGAGGAGTGAATCCTGACGAAGGGGTTGTTATAACAAGAGCTAGATTAAAAGCACTTGATATCAATATATTAGTCCCATCAATAGACAAGTAAAGTATTCATATTGTTTTACTGACCTACACCTTGGATATCTGCTTCATTATAACAATAGCTAGACTAAAAGCACTTGATATCAATATATTAGTCCCATCAATAGACAAGTAAGTATTCATATTGTTTTACTGACCTACACCTTGGATATCTGCTTCATTATAACAAGAGCTAGATTAAAAGCACTTGATATCAATATATTAGTCCCATCAATAGACAAGTAagtatttatattgttttactgACCTACACCTTGGATATCTGCTTCATTATAACAAGAGCTAGACTAAAAGCACTTGATATCAATATATTAGTCCCATCAATAGACAAGTAAGTATCTATATTGTTTTACTGACCTACACCTTGGATATCTGCTTCATTATAACAAGAGCTAGATTAAAAGCACTTGATATCAATATATTAGTCCCATCAATAGACAAGTAAAGTATTCATATTGTTTTACTGACCTACACCTTGGATATCTGCTTCATTATAACAAGAGCTAGATTAAAAGCACTTGATATCAATATATTAGTCCCATCAATAGACAAATAagtatttatattgttttactgACCTACACCTTGGATATCTGCTTCATTTCCATAATAAACATTTAAGGATTGCCACTTAACAAATGACATAATCTTTTGTAGATGGTTTGTCTTGGAAACCAACTACGACAGATGGACAACACCACCACCTAGTGATGACAGGAGGTTAGTGTTTAGCTGGCTAAAAGCTACACATCTGTgtcattttcaaatgaaattttacacTCGCAAAGTATCAgcaatacaattttgttttctgtaCCTCCAGAGATCCAGGAATTAAATATATGAAAGCTGTTGGCAGAAAAAACATCAATGACAAAACCATGTATCAAGTATTATCAGAGCCACCAGTTCTTAATAAGTAAGTTtcttgttatataaaataagttACCAAAATATTAAGATTGTTATTCCCTAAGAACAatcttaatattagtattaaaatgTGCCACTCCTTAATGTAttgactttattattattttcagtaaaacTACGTACACAACATTGATGACAGCAGCACAACCTGGTTTGTTTCAAACGTACATCCGTCATTATCCCTaaaagttgagaaaaaaaaccAGGCCACTATGCATACACTAAATGAATATAGTATACAGTGTGTATTCTGTAGCAATAGCATTGTTTTCATGATCGGTTGATTCattgattatatttaaactCATCACTACCcagaatattaataaataaaaacgtaTTCAATTcctttttattaaaaactcagttgatgtattattattatttcaagtGTGACTATGTTATATGAAAACAGTTGTGTGAAAAGTGTCACTTGcacaaagaaaaaatacaattttctattttttttatataatgttaataatgtaaaataatataataattatatttttgaattccttattttgttatttgcagctgttaattaattataataattgcaataaaaactaattattattcattgactgtaaatataacaattgtaatagaataaaactaaacataaaACCACATACTGTATCCAACTATTTAGTtacagaataaaataatatttattttttttttatttctcaacCATGACTTCACAAGGAGTTGGACAGACGTTGGGTCATGTAATTCTGGAAATTTTAAAAGGGTACTCACGGATAGGGaaaatttctatttatttctGGCAAACCTTTATTTAAAATGGCGGCCTCCGTCTGTCGGACGTGTGCTTCACAGTTTCGTTTTAAAGCCTTTAATTTTGTACAAGTAAGCAAAAGTATCCAAAGAAGGTTAAGTACACCAATTTCGGTAAGTAGGTTTCTTCCCTcacttattttaaaataatatataggccttgGCACCTCTAGTCTAAGGCTAGGCCCTAGCCCCTTAAAACTAGCTAGcctaagcctagctaggtaggaGGCTAGGTAGAGTAGGAGGAACCTCTATCCTCACTCAGAACGGACCTAGCCTAGATGAAGATACTAGGCCTAGAGCTGAGTGAGCAAAGGGTaggtaacaaagtgcgagggcatgcgaggcaagtcagaaatttatgcgaggcatcgttttaccatcatcaaaaaatgcgaggcatcattttatcatttctcaaaattgcaaggcaggaaagggtgtgtagaaagcgacgacctcgaattgaacgacccgggcgacctcgaattggacgacctagaattggacgacccataacacgaaaccgacgacccctataatagcctagcctagcctagcctaggcctaagtatggtataacatcccgaagccgaacataaccaaagatctttaaaccataccttatataatacttgcaagcaagcaattgattgaaaaaatacagaaatatcgccatttgatactgaatgtgtcgacacgaacaaacgaacagatatggaacgccaagagtgcatcattaaaactgcattcgactcgattagcacacgaaatatcataaacatggcaaaccaggCCCTTTTTCAG
Encoded proteins:
- the LOC140055225 gene encoding N-acylethanolamine-hydrolyzing acid amidase-like, whose amino-acid sequence is MKGWKNIVYTFLTLLIAVLASCTHSFSVAGGGSAAAAESIQQQQASWTRAHTLRKEDVPPRYDVNLDLPEEDRWAPVLVHYNKTMLAQMVKNALATELPKEAIPLVELIGSELNKYMPTPYSGEIKGIAKFLNVSIGEVFALNILYEATAFCTSIVAVDSDNMIWHGRNLDYHLADILRNLTVVLDWKRNNRTVFTSTSYIGNIGVFTGMKPNVFTVSIDERDKGNIYENIMGLLSALMNGTSTSFTSFLTREALEYDDTFKKVYTRLVDSHIIAPVYYILGGVNPDEGVVITRARLKALDINILVPSIDKWFVLETNYDRWTTPPPSDDRRDPGIKYMKAVGRKNINDKTMYQVLSEPPVLNNKTTYTTLMTAAQPGLFQTYIRHYP